From a region of the Deltaproteobacteria bacterium genome:
- the recR gene encoding recombination protein RecR has product MAYTPSMTRLIQQLSKLPGIGEKTAARLAFHLLRADRGLADGLAEALKALKEQTRLCQTCHGLTETDPCPICANGERAADVICVVEEPADLIAIERSRGFRGRYHVLQGALSPLDGVGPEDLQIGGLLQRLRGDTVREVILATNPTVEGEATALYLARLIKPLGVRVTRIAHGIPMGGDVEYADVVTLGRALDGRRDM; this is encoded by the coding sequence ATGGCCTACACCCCCTCGATGACCCGGCTGATCCAGCAGCTCTCGAAGCTCCCGGGCATCGGCGAGAAGACCGCGGCGCGGCTCGCCTTCCACCTCCTGCGCGCCGACCGCGGCCTCGCTGACGGCCTCGCCGAGGCCCTCAAAGCGCTGAAGGAGCAGACGCGGCTCTGTCAGACCTGTCACGGGCTCACGGAGACCGACCCGTGCCCCATCTGCGCCAACGGCGAGCGCGCCGCCGACGTGATCTGCGTCGTCGAGGAGCCCGCGGACCTGATCGCGATCGAGCGCTCCCGCGGCTTCCGCGGGCGCTACCACGTGTTGCAGGGCGCGCTGTCCCCGCTCGACGGGGTCGGGCCGGAGGACCTCCAGATCGGCGGCCTGCTGCAACGCCTGCGCGGCGATACCGTGCGCGAGGTGATTCTCGCGACCAATCCCACCGTCGAGGGCGAGGCGACCGCGCTCTACCTCGCCCGGCTCATCAAGCCCCTCGGCGTGCGCGTCACCCGCATCGCGCACGGCATCCCGATGGGCGGCGACGTCGAGTACGCCGACGTCGT